Genomic window (Bombus vancouverensis nearcticus chromosome 2, iyBomVanc1_principal, whole genome shotgun sequence):
GATTTAcatcataataaaaataatcgcgCTATCTCGTCGCGTGACATGCGCACGAGGTCTCTGCGATTGCTAATcgatctacaaatacttacacgtacatatgtacaaaactcgtggccatacaccacattgtccatattattttcatctcgttaatatattttgtatatttatgatgttattattttactagtataacgattattgcactatattctataagatggagcttttgtacgaacaatttcaggaacttttataacaaaggaaagtactaatttttaacattaactacccacgacaatttacgacaattattttaacctacgttcttactctaatttttattcgctcgcctaatgattgaatttttaatcaatcattgttgatgaaaaattgcgatgataattgcattgcagatctttatgcaaatgcatattttcgtggatacaataatacaattgaaagatttgatacaatcgaaaggacttgggcaaaagtatgtttctatccattaaatatcatcgatagtgctgtacatttggatattttacaaaattttgcgtcatacgcattctataaattttcgtatcttcgaatcacccataattgcataaaaatccgccgttttgtgataatgaatattaatgacggtggaatttaagattactggattcagtaacttgtcttactctaatacatgtattgcacgtttttggaagactaaagattctttgctcgagatcaacgcgacaaatattgtacttcgtggtgaacgtttcgctacagcctttcgacctctgtgatcgagttttcgcttttcctcgattttatactcgatctccGTAGCATGCTACTCCTTGAAGGTTCACCGCGAAGCGACGCTCTCATCGAATTCCTCGCACTGCATCTAGAAAATGATCGGAACATGGCGACCGGTGGTGTCTCCTCGTCCTCGCGTTTCCTGTCAaaacattgcgtttaaaaatattgaatccaatcgcttaaagatttgaataacttcccaactcgatccttctcttctgttcaaaagatttaaaaagcatttgaagaaagaagatagtccagttttcttttgagagatttaacagattttaagaagaaagtaatacgaaagcatacgaagatgtagatctaatagaatgcttgagaatcttgaacttggagcttgaagatctgtgaatatctttgaaaaaaggagactgaaagttcctttatgtgattttaccttccgatacaaggtacatcccacatcttctgatcttttccaaaatcctcgccgtcctgcagcgtctgcggaagatccttattcaatgtttccggcaaaaagagagtcagaagaccgcccataattccgagtgtgcccagcacaagaagaggtaggaacgaggacacaacattgagatagactacgaagggtgcgaggatactagcaacgtatcccattatatgtatcaaagctacaccctgagctctaaccacagttggttatacttcagccgcatattggagaccgatattgtatgaaatgtttatccaaaatctaccgagaattgccagagaagctgtatatatacctgaaaaaaattttagcattagtttttaattctaattttttatgaaataattttagaaaattttaaggaataaaaagggaagaaattattttatctgtctgtaatttgtctggttgtctgcaatagttgatacaagcatttgctaagcttaatataagcgtgcttagctctaagctaagcacaagcaataagcttcttatctataaaacgttaatctagccaatttgaatctaagggattgtattatggattacggctactgaaagccatatagcactgctggagcgctgaagcccatcattttgaggactattgccaacgccctttgatatatgcggaaatacgaagcgatcttatgatcaaagcagtagaaggggaaataaaatatctttacaacggatacatgatagggcttggaaactattctagcaatgtagcaaataatctacaagcatttgcatgttataaatattccaaaatatacattttcttcctttcaaaaagcacaatgttatacgaatgaaaaatattcgtctgattAAGTCAAAATTATCGACTTAGGTTATTTAGAAGATTGATCAGTAATATAGAagggtgaatatataaaaacgaaatgtacgaactattggaaacggcagaagcccagatgctgaagataccagaaataacgagggaaccacacgccagccatcttctgccccatcgatcaagaacgagcgtgaggaacatgtcagcaggcagctcggttgctgcagcaatcgtgaacgtaacaaacacgtccaggcctaaattatcgacgtttcgtacgtgaccatcgaacaccaaagaaatcgccatcctatatttcgtaaaacaatttcatatgataaagaaaagcacgctatcatatttcatgtgagaagcaaattccttgcttcagaaatgaagtatttttagacaaaagatataaaactgttcgtgagatttttacaagatacaattccgattttacgtcaatctatttgatatctgtttaatagcgatacgaaccaaataacaataaatagaatcgtgatattccgtagtcgtggcgttctaaatagatccaacacggagtacgttttgtctgcttcctcctctttgcagattctggcacaggtttcctgttattagcaaatttttaactagttaatgtcgtttgtctgtttttcttacaaatttatgtgaatctgttatgtgtacaaagattacgataaaatccggaagaaagtttatgttatatttgtatgagacgatcctttcgaaatagtttacttggacgttcgcaaattttttcattttactttataaaacatcaaacctctgaaagtcgattatctccttatatcgtacattaatgttaatattgccatgatctattcatagactgagcagtttccaaatgtttaatctatttgtataaaaattttcaaagataaaaacaatatacaaattcaataaataacatacagaaatagacaataacagacaataacagaaattgacagcaatttatcgctggcaatttaggtgatgaataagatataaaattactaggttgtaaacaaattttcattacgtaaaagacccaattagacttctattcaaagaaaatgattatatgatatgcttaaaggcatataaattggtatttatagaacgcacataaagcaggaaagatcataaaagtagaaaatacggaaaagattgcggtaatcggtttatttacccggaatcgtctatagatgtcatcgggcaccttggtgccgttgattcgctcgaatttaccaAGGATTTTAATGGCCCTCTCTATCTGACCTTGACTGACCAGCCATCGAGCGCTTTCCGGTATCAACCATGGCGTACCTACGGCTAGAACAAGAGGAACTGAGGTGACAATACAGGTCATCCTCCAGTCGGCCAAATAATAGGCCATCCAGGGTAGAATGCAAGTtgcaaatgtga
Coding sequences:
- the LOC117166500 gene encoding carcinine transporter-like; the protein is MGYVASILAPFVVYLNVVSSFLPLLVLGTLGIMGGLLTLFLPETLNKDLPQTLQDGEDFGKDQKMWDVPCIGRKREDEETPPVAMFRSFSRCSARNSMRASLRGEPSRSSMLRRSSIKSRKSENSITEVERL